The following are encoded in a window of Candidatus Polarisedimenticolia bacterium genomic DNA:
- a CDS encoding alkaline phosphatase family protein has protein sequence MFGRAYYPGRTGQLLLVPREGDFITRPGADAAFMHGSPWGYDTSIPVLFVGPAVKAGTYSIPAVQQDVAPTLAASLGVRMPATATGHVLPLLRDGFARPRVVLLLVLDGMRRDYFDRYSGLIPTLTALRKQGAWFPRAQINFLPTNTAVGHSSISTGSDPRVHGITGVSLYDRIHRRRHDVFEKASPEDLMTLSLADVWQLATSGRAIILAQGSIDRAATPLAGHGACQLNGAPVVLASYDQQTGAWSSNPECFRLPEYLKDRNSRTLWADGEWMGHSIDSSVLVRYSGLFPSFEADAMVSMIEREPLGEDGVPDLILMNYKGADFVGHKYGPDSEEMRVTLGEMDRHLARMLKALEAKVGKDYLLAITADHGMPPEPPSPDRRHFAPAIVDLLHDKFDPEAKQLVTSFEPENGQIFIDEERLASLHLTLRDLANFLESQDFIFAAFTQEEVRRAAE, from the coding sequence ATGTTCGGGCGGGCGTACTATCCGGGACGAACCGGCCAGCTCCTCCTCGTGCCACGGGAAGGCGATTTCATCACTCGGCCCGGCGCCGACGCGGCATTCATGCATGGCTCACCCTGGGGGTACGACACCTCGATTCCGGTCCTTTTTGTGGGCCCTGCCGTCAAAGCGGGAACCTATTCGATCCCGGCCGTGCAACAGGACGTGGCGCCGACGCTCGCGGCGTCGCTAGGTGTTCGAATGCCCGCGACCGCGACAGGCCACGTCTTGCCGCTCCTGCGGGACGGTTTCGCGCGCCCGCGAGTGGTACTTCTTCTCGTCCTCGACGGCATGCGGCGCGATTACTTCGATCGGTATTCCGGCTTGATTCCGACCCTGACCGCCTTGAGAAAACAGGGCGCTTGGTTCCCGCGGGCGCAGATCAATTTCCTCCCGACGAACACGGCGGTGGGGCACTCGTCGATCTCGACCGGCAGCGATCCGCGCGTGCACGGAATCACCGGTGTCAGCCTCTACGATCGCATCCACAGGCGTCGCCACGACGTGTTCGAGAAAGCCTCCCCGGAGGATCTGATGACCTTGTCCCTGGCCGACGTCTGGCAGCTCGCGACGTCCGGCCGCGCGATCATCCTGGCGCAGGGAAGCATTGACCGGGCGGCGACGCCGCTCGCGGGGCATGGGGCGTGCCAGCTCAATGGAGCGCCGGTTGTGCTTGCCAGCTATGATCAACAGACGGGCGCCTGGAGCTCGAATCCCGAGTGTTTCCGGCTGCCGGAGTATCTGAAGGATCGAAACTCGAGGACGCTTTGGGCGGATGGAGAGTGGATGGGGCACTCGATCGACTCAAGCGTCTTGGTGCGCTATTCGGGGTTGTTTCCTTCATTCGAAGCCGATGCGATGGTTTCGATGATCGAGCGGGAACCGCTGGGCGAGGACGGCGTGCCGGATCTCATCCTGATGAACTACAAGGGCGCGGATTTCGTGGGCCACAAGTATGGTCCGGATTCGGAAGAGATGCGCGTGACGCTCGGCGAGATGGACCGTCACTTGGCTCGGATGTTGAAGGCGCTGGAGGCCAAGGTGGGAAAGGACTATCTTCTCGCGATCACCGCGGACCATGGGATGCCCCCGGAGCCGCCCTCGCCGGACCGCCGCCACTTCGCTCCTGCGATCGTCGACCTCTTGCACGATAAGTTCGATCCCGAAGCGAAGCAGCTCGTCACCTCCTTCGAGCCGGAAAACGGCCAGATCTTCATCGACGAGGAGCGCCTGGCGTCTCTCCATCTCACGCTGCGCGACTTGGCAAACTTCCTTGAATCACAGGATTTCATTTTCGCGGCGTTCACTCAGGAAGAGGTCCGGCGCGCCGCGGAATAA
- a CDS encoding phospholipase D-like domain-containing protein, with the protein MRATAKSTELKAAAYAGTYVVVLAWDTANGKAPARTNLLGYAIERAQFDLAGHEVERYWLRGIKRFKERDKGLPPGTPVSTAEHPIQSFLWADYTAKAATRYLYRIVPLYGTVKTPKLDEATAVALDITTEVQGDQPLDSAADSVRHDVFFNRGVIGSQAYAREFGNREPDAENPRSKEMKWLSRGLFEALLRFIGLAGDGMGLRAALYEFHYQPVANAFAKAIEAGADVKIVYDAESDYRVENEAAIKTARLDDYDAVIPRTVSEGIRHNKFIVLLKGGKPFAVWTGSTNISAGGIFGHSNVGHVVWDESVAAKYLDYWQRLADNLTPTKLRAPNKAATPTPAGKPPKNSVSPLFSARDDKESNETLQWYAHRLAEAKEVSCMTYAFNIDEVFQQVLGKDNDVLRYVVKDDPLGEEESIGQDRDVIFAAGAYLDEGALANFLRERSNPLNRNRYIHNKFMLVDPLSEDPLVVTGSANFSKPSQRTNDENMLVIRGNKRVADIYFGEFMRVFDHHYARYIVRVLTDQGRSDPEAGYLKEKTADWLPPHFNPASYKSKRRKYFVSPKK; encoded by the coding sequence ATGCGAGCGACTGCGAAGAGCACGGAGCTGAAAGCCGCGGCCTATGCGGGAACGTACGTGGTCGTCCTAGCGTGGGACACCGCGAACGGAAAGGCGCCGGCGCGGACCAATTTGCTGGGTTATGCGATCGAGCGCGCGCAGTTCGACCTGGCGGGCCATGAGGTGGAGCGCTACTGGCTGCGCGGGATCAAGCGTTTCAAGGAAAGGGACAAGGGACTGCCGCCCGGCACCCCGGTCTCCACCGCCGAGCATCCGATCCAGAGCTTCCTGTGGGCCGACTACACCGCCAAGGCGGCAACCCGTTACTTGTACCGCATCGTCCCCTTGTACGGCACGGTGAAGACCCCGAAACTCGACGAGGCAACGGCAGTGGCGCTCGACATCACCACGGAGGTGCAGGGTGATCAGCCGCTCGACTCCGCCGCCGACAGCGTCCGGCACGACGTCTTCTTCAATCGCGGCGTGATCGGCTCGCAGGCGTATGCGAGGGAATTCGGCAATCGCGAGCCGGATGCCGAGAATCCCCGATCGAAGGAGATGAAGTGGCTCTCGCGGGGTCTTTTCGAAGCGCTCTTGCGGTTCATCGGGCTCGCGGGGGACGGCATGGGGCTTCGCGCCGCCCTTTACGAGTTCCACTACCAGCCCGTCGCCAACGCGTTTGCCAAGGCCATCGAGGCCGGGGCCGACGTGAAGATCGTGTACGACGCGGAAAGTGACTACAGGGTCGAGAACGAGGCGGCGATTAAGACGGCGCGGCTCGACGACTACGACGCGGTCATCCCGCGGACCGTGAGCGAGGGCATCCGTCACAACAAATTCATCGTCCTGCTGAAGGGCGGCAAGCCGTTCGCGGTCTGGACGGGCTCGACGAACATCTCCGCCGGCGGCATCTTCGGCCACTCCAACGTCGGACACGTCGTTTGGGACGAGAGCGTGGCGGCGAAGTATCTCGACTACTGGCAGCGGCTGGCGGACAACCTCACCCCGACCAAGCTGCGCGCCCCGAACAAGGCCGCTACGCCGACGCCCGCCGGAAAACCACCCAAGAACTCCGTCAGTCCGCTGTTCTCGGCGCGCGACGACAAGGAAAGCAACGAGACGCTCCAGTGGTACGCGCACCGGCTCGCCGAGGCCAAGGAAGTGTCCTGCATGACGTATGCCTTCAACATCGACGAGGTGTTCCAGCAGGTCCTGGGCAAGGATAACGACGTGCTTCGCTACGTCGTGAAGGACGACCCGCTCGGCGAGGAGGAGTCCATCGGCCAGGACCGGGACGTGATCTTCGCCGCCGGTGCGTACCTGGACGAGGGCGCTCTTGCCAATTTCCTGCGCGAGCGGTCGAATCCGCTTAACCGCAACCGCTATATTCACAACAAATTCATGCTCGTGGACCCGCTGAGCGAGGACCCCCTGGTGGTCACCGGATCGGCCAACTTCAGCAAGCCCTCGCAGCGCACGAACGACGAGAACATGCTCGTCATCCGCGGCAACAAACGCGTGGCGGACATCTACTTCGGCGAGTTCATGCGCGTCTTCGACCACCACTACGCACGCTACATCGTGCGCGTCCTGACCGACCAGGGGCGCTCCGATCCGGAGGCGGGCTACCTCAAGGAGAAGACCGCCGACTGGTTGCCGCCACACTTCAACCCTGCCAGCTACAAGTCGAAGCGGAGAAAGTATTTCGTATCGCCGAAGAAGTGA
- a CDS encoding NAD(P)-dependent alcohol dehydrogenase, with amino-acid sequence MKAITYSEYGPSDVLQLSEMAKPAPRVGEALVRIRAASVNPIDWHFMRGTPYLVRLLTGWRKPKVTRLGVDAAGQVEAVGGKVTQFRPGDEVFGACRGAFAECGCAREAALALKPANLTFEQAAAVPVAAFTALQGLRDKGRIQPGKKVLINGAAGGVGTFAVQLARCFGADVTGVCSTRNVDLVRSIGAHHVVDYTREDFTKNGVQYDLIFDSVGNHSLSDCRRALVAEGTLVLVGAPDKGPWLGPLTSILGAVALSPFVSQKLRPILARPNQEDWKVLRDFLESGKVTPVIDRTYPLREISEAIRYLEEGHARGKVVIKMAPRSES; translated from the coding sequence ATGAAGGCGATCACCTACAGCGAATACGGGCCCTCAGATGTTCTCCAGCTCTCGGAGATGGCAAAACCTGCCCCCCGGGTCGGCGAGGCCTTGGTCAGAATTCGTGCGGCCTCCGTGAATCCGATCGACTGGCACTTCATGAGAGGCACACCGTACCTCGTGCGCCTGCTGACCGGCTGGCGCAAGCCGAAGGTCACGCGTCTCGGAGTCGACGCGGCGGGGCAGGTGGAAGCGGTCGGCGGGAAGGTGACGCAGTTCCGGCCGGGGGACGAAGTGTTCGGCGCCTGCCGAGGGGCCTTCGCCGAGTGCGGATGCGCGCGGGAGGCTGCTTTGGCGCTGAAGCCGGCCAACCTGACGTTCGAGCAGGCGGCGGCCGTTCCGGTGGCGGCGTTCACCGCCCTGCAGGGGCTTCGCGACAAGGGACGAATTCAGCCCGGGAAGAAGGTTTTGATCAATGGGGCCGCGGGAGGCGTGGGGACGTTCGCGGTGCAGCTTGCCAGGTGCTTCGGGGCGGACGTGACCGGCGTGTGCAGCACGAGGAATGTGGACCTGGTCCGATCCATCGGCGCCCACCACGTCGTGGATTACACCCGGGAGGATTTCACCAAGAACGGGGTGCAGTATGACCTGATATTCGATTCGGTGGGGAACCATTCCTTGTCGGATTGCCGGCGCGCGCTGGTTGCGGAGGGGACTCTCGTGCTGGTCGGAGCGCCGGACAAGGGGCCTTGGCTCGGTCCGCTGACGAGCATACTCGGAGCGGTCGCGCTGTCGCCGTTCGTGAGCCAGAAGCTGCGCCCGATTCTGGCGCGTCCGAACCAAGAGGACTGGAAGGTCCTACGAGACTTCCTGGAAAGCGGCAAGGTGACTCCGGTCATCGACCGGACCTACCCCCTGAGGGAGATCTCCGAGGCCATCCGGTATCTGGAAGAAGGCCACGCCCGAGGGAAAGTAGTCATCAAGATGGCGCCGCGGAGCGAAAGCTGA